The DNA region TTTGTTCCTCCTTTAAGCAGGTAGGTATAAGTTACATTATTGGCCGTAGCCGGATTTGGGTATAATGTGGCAATGAGTTCAGCACTTTTAAATGAATAACCTGTTTCTTCCAGCAGTTCCCTTCTGATTGCAGATTCCGGTAGCTCATCTCCATCGATCACCCCACCCGGGACTTCCAGGGAAACAATATCAGCAGCATGACGATACTGACGTACCATTAGGAGTTTATTTTCTTCGGTAAGGGCTATGGCGTTCACCCAGTTTGGATATTCCAGTACATAATAATCGTCTTTTACACTCCCATTCTGTAATTCGCAGGTGTCTACCCTGAGTGTTGCCCACTTTTCCTTCACCAGATATTTTGATGAAAGCTTTTTCCATTTTAATATTTCCATAGGTTATCAAATTACCAGCTGCCACTGCTTCCGCCACCGCCAAAACTGCCTCCCCCAAAACCACCGAAGCCTCCACCACCACTGCTTCCGCCGCCCCAGCCTCCGCCACCACCAGAACCACGGCCTCCGCCAAGCAGCATACTCCAGAAAAGTGCATCGGCAACGCCCCGGCCGCCGATAACCTGCCCGCCGCCGCCTCCACCGCCTCTTTTCAGCAGTACAACCACAACCACTATAATAATAATGATTACAAATACCCCCGATGCACCACCGCCGCGTCTGCCAGGTTTAGGTTTGTCGTTTTTATATTCACCTTTGGTTACACTAATGATGGCATCGGTACCCGCATCAAGCCCTTTAAAATAGTTCCCCGCTTTAAAATAAGGCTTAATGTCGTTTTCGATGATCCTCCGGGTATACATATCAGGCAATACACCTTCCACGCCATAGCCTGTTTGTATGGCTATCTTTCTATCGCCCAGGGCCACTAGGACTACAACACCATTGTCTTTGCCCTTCGTGCCCACTCCCCAGTTACGGCCAAGGCCCATTGCGTATTCGTTGATATCGTATTCACCGACGGATTTTAAGATCACTACAGCGACCTGTATAGATGTTGAGTCATCAAAGGCAACCAGCTTTTGTTCCAGCTGCTGAATTTCGCTGCTTGTGAGTGTTCCTGTATAGTCGTTAACCAGCGTATTGGGTTTAGCCGGAAAGTCCTGACTAAAACCTGCTAAGGTAGTAAAGGATAAAAATAAGGCTATGATTAACTTTTTCATCGCCTGTTGGTTTTGTGTTGATCCATAAAAATGATGTCATTCGGAAGTTCGTTGATGTCGCCCCCTTCAAATGGAAAGAAAGTCGCCAGTTTTTCTCCGGCCAGTACAATACCGGCTATAATCCCCTGCACAATATTGCCACCCAAAAAATGGGCTTTCATGGCTATCT from Pedobacter africanus includes:
- a CDS encoding NUDIX hydrolase produces the protein MEILKWKKLSSKYLVKEKWATLRVDTCELQNGSVKDDYYVLEYPNWVNAIALTEENKLLMVRQYRHAADIVSLEVPGGVIDGDELPESAIRRELLEETGYSFKSAELIATLYPNPATANNVTYTYLLKGGTKTQEQHLDEHEILNVEEYSIAEVKQLLADNKIDQALHCAALFYGLIRLEKN
- a CDS encoding TPM domain-containing protein, whose protein sequence is MKKLIIALFLSFTTLAGFSQDFPAKPNTLVNDYTGTLTSSEIQQLEQKLVAFDDSTSIQVAVVILKSVGEYDINEYAMGLGRNWGVGTKGKDNGVVVLVALGDRKIAIQTGYGVEGVLPDMYTRRIIENDIKPYFKAGNYFKGLDAGTDAIISVTKGEYKNDKPKPGRRGGGASGVFVIIIIIVVVVVLLKRGGGGGGGQVIGGRGVADALFWSMLLGGGRGSGGGGGWGGGSSGGGGFGGFGGGSFGGGGSSGSW